From the genome of Devriesea agamarum, one region includes:
- a CDS encoding peptidoglycan-binding domain-containing protein produces MSQLEDYIATLVRETGYREGRGNANKYSRELGFPADYWCYDFLSWGARKVGIPEANFPYSRYVPDAVTWGKRHGRFYQGASNVRRGDLLIVGKGMNHIELALSGVGSDGRIERIGGNTNDNGSANGDGVYHDRYRRASTLYGAVRPIYAGASTNGSSGGVLDVPKTQSALNELGYGNLAVDGVIGPATRAATTAFQHDMGIAADGIPGPDTRKYLEDAMSAIDEINRKLDELPNKVWRGPMIARRYEGGAEYPETTLGSMTDRIVRQQLLPLRGQIAGLSEAISQLINGQSIDMKAIEEAAERGAREGAAKVSAEEVANHLTVQVATE; encoded by the coding sequence ATGAGTCAACTTGAGGACTATATAGCCACCCTGGTCCGCGAAACCGGTTACCGCGAAGGCCGGGGAAACGCCAATAAGTATTCCCGTGAGTTGGGGTTTCCCGCTGATTACTGGTGTTATGACTTCCTATCCTGGGGAGCCCGCAAGGTCGGCATCCCTGAGGCCAACTTCCCCTACTCCCGCTACGTACCCGACGCGGTAACCTGGGGCAAGCGGCACGGACGTTTTTACCAGGGGGCAAGCAACGTCCGACGCGGCGATTTACTGATCGTTGGTAAGGGCATGAACCATATTGAGCTTGCCCTATCCGGGGTGGGCTCCGATGGACGGATCGAACGCATCGGCGGAAACACCAACGATAACGGCAGCGCCAACGGTGACGGGGTCTATCACGACCGGTACCGGCGCGCATCCACCCTGTACGGCGCCGTACGCCCTATCTACGCCGGCGCATCTACTAATGGCTCTAGCGGCGGGGTGCTGGATGTACCCAAGACTCAGAGCGCACTGAACGAACTTGGGTACGGAAATCTCGCCGTCGATGGGGTGATCGGCCCCGCCACCCGCGCCGCGACCACCGCTTTTCAACACGATATGGGGATTGCTGCCGACGGCATCCCCGGACCTGACACACGCAAATATTTGGAGGATGCTATGAGCGCAATTGATGAGATAAACAGAAAGCTTGACGAGCTGCCTAATAAGGTGTGGCGCGGCCCGATGATTGCCCGCCGCTATGAGGGTGGCGCAGAGTACCCCGAGACCACGCTCGGGTCGATGACGGACCGGATTGTGCGTCAGCAATTACTCCCTTTGCGGGGACAGATCGCAGGCCTAAGTGAGGCTATTAGCCAGCTCATCAACGGTCAGAGCATTGACATGAAGGCCATTGAGGAGGCCGCAGAGCGTGGCGCACGCGAAGGCGCGGCCAAGGTGAGCGCCGAAGAGGTGGCAAATCATCTGACCGTTCAGGTAGCGACGGAGTGA
- a CDS encoding tyrosine-type recombinase/integrase, protein MRKALSLADRRLDLMIRAGAYHGLRACEISRIHHNDLEGEELRVLGKGGKTRLVPINDPVLEHAIRRCEGWLFPGRTDGHLSPGHVTKLLSEAIPGIWTAHTLRHRYGTKVYEGAGDILVVAELLGHARLDTTRRYVRMSRDKVREAARAAAA, encoded by the coding sequence GTGCGCAAGGCTCTATCTCTCGCAGACCGGCGTCTAGACCTCATGATCCGGGCAGGCGCTTACCACGGACTGAGGGCATGTGAGATATCCCGCATTCATCACAACGACCTCGAAGGCGAGGAGTTGCGAGTACTCGGCAAGGGAGGGAAAACGCGGCTCGTACCCATCAATGATCCCGTACTAGAACATGCGATACGCCGCTGCGAGGGGTGGCTATTTCCTGGTCGCACAGACGGGCACCTCTCCCCCGGCCACGTTACCAAACTCCTGAGCGAGGCCATCCCCGGAATCTGGACGGCCCACACCCTGCGCCATAGGTACGGTACGAAGGTCTATGAAGGTGCTGGGGACATTCTTGTGGTCGCGGAACTACTCGGCCACGCCCGGCTCGACACCACTAGGCGTTATGTGCGAATGTCGCGCGATAAGGTTCGCGAGGCCGCGCGGGCAGCGGCGGCCTAG
- a CDS encoding helix-turn-helix domain-containing protein encodes MFDDRNKGVILQINTLPIRLRAAREYANFSQEGLAERAGIGMATVSRAERGDGRPTRATIRLWAWACGIDAEWLRTGKPEIG; translated from the coding sequence GTGTTTGACGACCGGAATAAGGGGGTAATCCTTCAGATTAATACACTCCCGATACGTCTGCGAGCGGCGCGCGAGTATGCAAATTTTAGCCAGGAAGGCCTTGCGGAGCGGGCTGGAATTGGCATGGCCACCGTAAGCCGTGCAGAACGGGGCGACGGAAGGCCGACGCGCGCAACCATCAGGTTGTGGGCGTGGGCCTGTGGAATTGACGCAGAATGGCTCAGAACAGGAAAGCCAGAAATTGGTTAA
- a CDS encoding Fic family protein has product MRYMETHQWLTFQYAPKVSMLWAKLGEAFSKNQHLAGIPLPPALANALASVVLTKGALATTAIEGNALSEEDVDAIINRGHRLPASQEYLEVEIRNIVKALAVIDESGRQGNGFRLSEAWIKEQNASVLQGLEHDGHVAPGEYTTTNLIVGNIYRGAPPEELDFLMSKLCSWLNEAFIAPSQDKSQSDDMRFYNAVFAALLAHLYLVWIHPFGDGNGRTARLVEVAILAHSGVVPWIASNLLSDFYNRTRTRYYERLAAASRENDLDGFILYAVEGYVDMLREHIDTVKAHQVRIAWINYVHERLRNEPSGPTKERRRDLVLALPIDEETPKKSMRHLTTRIAEMYAGREDRTIARDLNALEKLGLVVKRKGGYIPCAFIMNAFMPLQQYSPELPN; this is encoded by the coding sequence ATGAGGTACATGGAAACGCATCAATGGCTGACCTTCCAGTACGCCCCGAAGGTCAGCATGTTGTGGGCAAAGCTCGGCGAAGCGTTCTCTAAGAACCAGCACCTCGCAGGTATTCCGCTACCCCCTGCACTGGCAAACGCTTTGGCCTCAGTGGTTCTCACCAAAGGTGCGCTAGCCACTACTGCGATTGAGGGAAACGCTCTGTCCGAAGAGGATGTCGACGCAATTATCAATAGGGGGCACAGGCTCCCTGCATCGCAGGAATATCTCGAAGTCGAAATACGAAATATCGTTAAAGCACTCGCAGTCATTGACGAATCGGGGCGACAAGGGAACGGATTCCGACTCTCTGAAGCATGGATTAAAGAACAAAATGCCAGCGTCTTACAGGGCCTTGAGCATGATGGTCATGTAGCGCCTGGCGAGTACACGACCACCAATTTAATTGTCGGCAACATTTATCGGGGGGCACCGCCGGAAGAGCTTGATTTCCTCATGAGCAAGTTATGTTCATGGCTTAATGAAGCTTTCATTGCTCCATCACAAGATAAATCCCAGTCGGATGACATGCGATTCTATAACGCCGTGTTCGCTGCCCTCCTTGCCCATCTTTACCTTGTATGGATTCACCCCTTTGGAGATGGCAACGGACGCACCGCCCGACTTGTTGAGGTGGCGATTCTAGCGCACTCAGGCGTTGTTCCCTGGATTGCGTCGAATCTGCTTTCTGATTTCTATAATCGCACCCGGACCCGCTATTATGAACGACTTGCAGCGGCGTCACGAGAAAACGACCTGGACGGCTTTATTCTCTACGCGGTTGAGGGGTATGTCGATATGCTTCGCGAACACATTGACACCGTAAAGGCTCATCAGGTTCGTATCGCATGGATTAACTATGTACATGAGCGTCTTCGTAACGAACCTTCCGGGCCCACCAAAGAGCGTCGGCGAGATTTGGTGTTAGCGCTCCCAATCGATGAAGAGACGCCTAAAAAATCAATGCGGCATCTTACTACCCGAATAGCCGAGATGTACGCTGGGCGCGAAGACCGCACTATAGCTCGCGACCTGAATGCGCTAGAGAAGCTTGGCCTTGTCGTAAAGCGCAAAGGCGGATACATCCCTTGCGCGTTTATTATGAATGCATTTATGCCTTTACAGCAGTATTCGCCAGAGCTGCCAAACTAG
- a CDS encoding helix-turn-helix transcriptional regulator, with protein sequence MQGSGESPEFTKADRLRKARECAGLEQAELAERLGVARNTVSTAERGVNSPRRIIVRAWALATGVPLYWIETGRVPSPDGDGTHMLPRLDSNQQPFGYKFLQVRPITKRSRSYAARPVRTPVAA encoded by the coding sequence ATCCAGGGGAGTGGGGAATCCCCCGAATTTACGAAGGCAGACCGACTCCGCAAAGCACGTGAGTGTGCTGGACTTGAACAGGCTGAGCTTGCCGAAAGGCTAGGAGTGGCTCGCAACACTGTGAGCACTGCCGAGCGTGGGGTGAACTCCCCCAGGCGCATCATAGTGCGCGCGTGGGCATTAGCAACTGGTGTACCGCTGTACTGGATAGAAACAGGAAGGGTCCCGTCACCTGATGGCGACGGGACCCATATGCTCCCGCGGTTGGACTCGAACCAACAACCGTTCGGTTACAAGTTCTTGCAGGTCAGACCGATAACGAAAAGATCACGATCATATGCAGCTCGACCGGTAAGGACTCCTGTCGCTGCATGA
- a CDS encoding helix-turn-helix transcriptional regulator has protein sequence MRIRAAREYAGLEQGELADKAGVARGTLGAAERGYRTPTKRTLTLIAWACGVDSHWLRTGRPQPCNDGLNHN, from the coding sequence GTGCGCATACGTGCCGCGCGCGAGTACGCCGGATTGGAACAAGGTGAACTGGCCGATAAGGCTGGGGTGGCACGAGGAACGCTAGGGGCGGCAGAGCGTGGCTACAGGACGCCGACTAAACGCACTCTCACCTTGATTGCCTGGGCCTGCGGCGTTGATTCGCATTGGCTTAGAACGGGCCGACCGCAACCCTGTAATGATGGTTTAAATCATAACTAG
- a CDS encoding collagen-like triple helix repeat-containing protein: MSERDFKDIEERAEQTMQAAGRADKIERIMVWVLTILVIAGLAGMSIMAVVVWNNGKTLRERGEQLSRAHVQVQDESQAKQDIARSVADLCASGAIKQDAQGKAVCQEAQKTAAETPNTKTVDTTGNRGPVGPQGPQGIPGSDGAVGPVGPAGAPGMPGQAGPDGQPGADGKDGVAGPPGPPGPQGPAGPAGETGPAGRGLVSATCHPETGHWILTWSDETESDGGPCLIKLPAAPTPSPSR, encoded by the coding sequence ATGTCTGAACGCGATTTTAAAGATATTGAAGAGCGGGCAGAACAGACCATGCAGGCCGCAGGTCGGGCCGACAAGATTGAACGCATCATGGTGTGGGTCTTAACAATCCTTGTCATTGCCGGGCTAGCGGGCATGTCCATCATGGCTGTTGTGGTGTGGAACAACGGTAAAACCTTGCGCGAACGCGGCGAACAACTATCGCGCGCGCACGTCCAAGTCCAAGACGAAAGTCAAGCCAAACAAGATATCGCCCGGTCGGTAGCCGACCTGTGCGCCTCGGGCGCGATCAAACAAGACGCCCAGGGTAAGGCCGTGTGTCAAGAAGCGCAGAAAACCGCCGCTGAGACACCGAACACAAAGACCGTGGATACGACTGGAAACCGTGGACCTGTAGGGCCGCAAGGGCCACAAGGCATTCCGGGTAGTGATGGCGCGGTAGGTCCGGTTGGGCCTGCTGGTGCCCCTGGCATGCCCGGCCAGGCCGGTCCGGATGGTCAGCCCGGTGCAGACGGTAAAGACGGTGTGGCAGGGCCTCCCGGGCCACCAGGACCCCAAGGACCTGCTGGGCCTGCGGGTGAGACGGGTCCTGCCGGACGCGGACTCGTGAGCGCCACCTGTCACCCCGAGACCGGTCACTGGATTTTGACATGGAGTGATGAGACCGAAAGCGACGGCGGCCCCTGCCTGATCAAACTTCCCGCCGCCCCCACGCCGAGCCCGTCGCGCTAA
- a CDS encoding NUDIX domain-containing protein yields the protein MNNPTIRVRAAGILATNNGILVQRKVNDHHWALPGGQVEFGEYAKDALWREFNEELGIDIEVGEQLTVLENFFELNSAPFHSIEFYFRIGAPQIGSAPPASTEPDLEFQWWIPGCDREFRPHILEPLIVAELQRLS from the coding sequence ATGAACAACCCTACGATTAGAGTCCGAGCCGCTGGAATTCTCGCGACTAACAACGGAATCCTCGTTCAAAGAAAAGTCAATGACCACCACTGGGCACTACCCGGCGGCCAGGTAGAGTTTGGGGAGTACGCTAAAGATGCACTGTGGCGAGAATTCAACGAAGAACTCGGAATTGATATCGAAGTCGGTGAACAGCTCACCGTTTTAGAGAACTTCTTCGAGCTCAACAGTGCCCCTTTCCACTCCATCGAATTCTATTTCAGAATAGGTGCTCCTCAAATCGGATCAGCCCCGCCCGCCAGTACGGAACCAGACCTCGAATTTCAATGGTGGATTCCGGGATGCGACCGAGAGTTTCGCCCCCATATTTTAGAGCCTCTGATCGTCGCTGAGCTTCAAAGGCTTAGCTAA
- a CDS encoding helix-turn-helix domain-containing protein: MPNNLTEGTIPNFTKADRLRKARELLGLDQSAMAIRLGVSRGTVSNAERGAVEPRRTVVLAWALVTGVSLHWLETGKEAPEDD; encoded by the coding sequence GTGCCTAATAACCTCACCGAAGGGACGATCCCTAACTTCACCAAGGCAGACCGGCTGCGCAAGGCGCGTGAACTCTTGGGGCTAGATCAAAGCGCCATGGCAATCCGCTTGGGTGTCTCGCGCGGAACCGTGAGCAATGCAGAGAGAGGGGCTGTTGAGCCTCGCCGAACTGTCGTGCTGGCGTGGGCGTTAGTTACCGGCGTTTCGTTGCACTGGCTTGAGACTGGCAAGGAAGCCCCAGAGGACGATTGA
- a CDS encoding pyocin knob domain-containing protein, translated as MSTPAWATSEGITFGTVGANFAVILGDGGDEDFYPDQSKNITGTIELHPSHSRIPSAKGFRFLCPVLCDVRAGHMIAPDGSNTPTRLVSTDIGGTWWWTAKFNIALQRSNSEGKRLSIPDISFKLPANKHIDLFQVEKLSDSTPWTPAVSEVIDAQAARIAALENSLKTLQGEHSVRVLELAQHLDSVRSGTWVQVASQYATPEMGYPRNLAGLLTATSAPNGNFIWQTYETYGTYREVYQRAFYKSATTELWSPWQRIDGLSATLPDTGWRDISSIARTASTQWKPTIKIRRVGVMVGISLHGEQTDALSGLRWSLPNGFRLEQAAGEIDTLGPTTEARFDAWTNGVTAWSITAKTNVRGTSWFTTRDPWPTSMPGTPA; from the coding sequence ATGAGCACACCAGCCTGGGCCACTTCTGAGGGCATCACGTTCGGAACGGTCGGCGCAAACTTTGCCGTTATCCTCGGAGATGGCGGGGACGAGGATTTTTATCCCGATCAATCGAAAAATATTACCGGCACTATCGAGCTACATCCTTCGCACTCGCGTATCCCCAGCGCGAAAGGTTTTAGATTCCTCTGTCCGGTCCTGTGCGATGTGCGCGCGGGCCACATGATTGCCCCGGACGGCTCGAACACGCCGACCAGACTGGTCTCTACGGATATCGGCGGCACCTGGTGGTGGACTGCGAAATTTAATATCGCCCTCCAAAGAAGCAACAGCGAAGGCAAACGCCTCAGCATTCCCGATATCAGCTTCAAGTTGCCGGCAAATAAACATATTGACCTATTCCAGGTCGAAAAGCTGAGCGATTCGACGCCGTGGACGCCCGCCGTCTCGGAAGTGATTGACGCTCAAGCTGCCCGCATCGCTGCACTGGAGAACAGTCTGAAAACTCTCCAGGGTGAACACTCTGTACGTGTTCTCGAGCTTGCTCAACACCTTGACTCTGTGCGGAGCGGGACATGGGTGCAGGTGGCATCCCAGTACGCAACCCCCGAGATGGGGTATCCGCGCAACCTGGCCGGCCTACTCACGGCCACCTCGGCACCTAACGGCAACTTCATCTGGCAAACCTACGAAACCTACGGGACTTATCGCGAGGTGTATCAACGCGCGTTCTATAAGTCGGCAACAACCGAACTGTGGTCACCGTGGCAACGCATTGACGGGCTATCGGCCACACTGCCTGATACCGGGTGGCGCGATATCTCCAGCATCGCAAGGACAGCCTCGACTCAATGGAAACCGACCATCAAGATCAGACGGGTCGGTGTCATGGTCGGGATCAGCCTGCATGGCGAACAAACCGACGCCTTAAGCGGTCTGCGTTGGAGTCTTCCCAACGGGTTCCGACTCGAACAGGCCGCCGGTGAAATCGACACTCTCGGCCCCACCACTGAGGCCCGTTTTGATGCCTGGACGAACGGCGTGACGGCGTGGTCGATCACAGCTAAAACCAATGTGCGCGGCACGAGTTGGTTCACCACCCGCGACCCCTGGCCCACCAGCATGCCTGGCACCCCTGCCTAA
- a CDS encoding helix-turn-helix transcriptional regulator has product MNTLTNRLRAAREYADLGQTELAIKAGISRATISAAENGHSAPSSATITVWALACGVDACWLSTGRLKP; this is encoded by the coding sequence ATGAACACGCTCACGAATCGTTTGCGGGCAGCGCGAGAGTATGCGGACCTTGGGCAGACTGAACTAGCCATTAAGGCCGGTATCTCACGGGCCACCATCAGTGCCGCCGAGAACGGGCACAGCGCCCCATCTAGCGCAACGATCACAGTCTGGGCATTGGCCTGTGGCGTTGATGCTTGTTGGTTAAGTACAGGGAGACTTAAGCCGTAG
- the def gene encoding peptide deformylase, which yields MAHRPIRIIGDPVLRTPCEEITDITEGVRQLVRDLCENVDDEGRAGLAANQIGVGLRAFSWNLAGEIGYILNPRIVELSDEIQDGEEGCLSLPGLWYPTRRAQYARAIGVDLDGREVVLEGEEIVARLIQHECDHLDGFLYIDRLERSQKKKALRAIREKF from the coding sequence GTGGCTCATCGCCCTATCCGTATCATCGGTGATCCTGTTTTGCGCACGCCATGCGAAGAGATTACGGACATCACCGAGGGGGTCCGGCAGCTGGTCCGCGATCTGTGTGAGAACGTCGACGATGAAGGTCGAGCGGGTTTAGCCGCCAACCAAATTGGGGTCGGTCTCAGAGCTTTTTCGTGGAATCTCGCGGGGGAGATCGGCTATATCCTGAACCCTCGCATCGTCGAACTATCTGATGAGATTCAAGATGGGGAAGAAGGATGCCTTTCCTTGCCAGGGCTCTGGTATCCCACCCGTCGTGCCCAGTACGCGCGTGCGATCGGTGTCGACCTGGATGGTCGAGAGGTCGTGCTGGAAGGAGAGGAGATCGTCGCACGACTGATTCAGCATGAATGCGACCATCTCGACGGTTTCCTATATATCGATCGATTAGAACGCTCTCAGAAAAAGAAAGCGTTGCGAGCCATTAGAGAAAAGTTCTAG
- a CDS encoding Gp37-like protein, protein MKPWLIDPQGIRRGQVEALSGDAVLRDAGLGTYQISAVLTERTAAVGPGWRLLIPGVTSGPIRSISTDVTQNFVKVTWTGVSELACLAHRVTLPDPLRAPDAQRTDYYRATGRAETAIRSLVDLNAGPSAREDRRTQFLTLPPSKAQGNVVTVRTRLKNLLDECRHLAREGGVTFDATWVGDRIEFVVRTPKDLSRQVRFGGKKGGLKNASWSLSAPTTTAVVVGGQGEGASRTLKEYIRTSTWGRIETFKDQRDTDKAEDLDKSGEKQLDDGAESATANFSLAEVPGLTYGVDYQLGDIVSVHLGNSTLAKPVREVHLTWTPTGRNAEISVGDHDQADNKQPAWVSEVKSLKARTTELEVI, encoded by the coding sequence GTGAAGCCCTGGCTGATCGACCCTCAAGGCATTCGACGCGGACAGGTTGAAGCACTATCGGGTGACGCGGTGCTGCGTGACGCCGGGCTTGGCACCTATCAAATATCTGCCGTTTTGACAGAGCGCACCGCCGCAGTCGGTCCCGGATGGCGTCTACTTATTCCTGGCGTCACCTCGGGGCCGATTCGCTCTATTAGCACTGACGTGACACAGAATTTCGTAAAAGTGACATGGACCGGCGTATCTGAATTGGCATGCCTTGCCCACCGTGTCACACTGCCCGACCCGCTGCGCGCCCCAGATGCCCAGAGAACCGACTATTACCGGGCGACAGGCCGCGCAGAAACAGCTATCCGCAGTCTTGTTGACCTCAACGCTGGACCAAGTGCGCGCGAAGATCGTCGTACCCAGTTCTTGACGCTGCCCCCATCTAAAGCGCAGGGCAATGTTGTGACCGTACGGACCCGGCTTAAAAACCTGCTGGATGAATGCCGTCACCTCGCGCGAGAAGGCGGCGTCACCTTTGATGCTACCTGGGTTGGCGACCGTATCGAGTTTGTTGTACGGACTCCAAAAGACCTCTCGCGACAGGTTCGATTTGGCGGGAAAAAAGGCGGGCTCAAAAATGCATCCTGGAGCCTGAGCGCACCGACAACCACAGCTGTAGTCGTGGGCGGACAGGGCGAAGGGGCATCACGCACCCTCAAGGAATACATCCGCACCTCAACCTGGGGCCGTATCGAAACCTTTAAAGACCAACGCGACACGGATAAAGCTGAGGACTTAGATAAATCTGGGGAAAAGCAATTGGACGACGGCGCAGAATCGGCAACCGCAAACTTTTCTCTCGCCGAAGTGCCCGGACTGACGTACGGGGTTGACTACCAGCTCGGCGACATCGTCAGCGTCCACCTTGGCAACAGCACCCTTGCCAAACCGGTCCGTGAGGTTCATCTGACTTGGACCCCCACTGGACGAAACGCAGAAATATCGGTTGGTGATCACGACCAGGCGGATAACAAGCAACCAGCGTGGGTGAGCGAAGTGAAATCACTCAAAGCCCGCACCACAGAATTAGAGGTGATCTAA
- a CDS encoding acyl carrier protein, with product MAHSENEILAGLAEIVNEETGVATEDVQMDKSFTDDLDIDSISMMTIVVNAEEKFDVRIPDDEVKNLNTVGDAVKYINSAQA from the coding sequence ATGGCACACTCGGAGAACGAGATCCTCGCCGGACTCGCAGAGATCGTGAACGAGGAGACCGGTGTCGCCACCGAGGACGTCCAGATGGACAAGTCCTTCACCGACGACCTCGACATCGACTCGATCTCGATGATGACCATCGTCGTCAATGCTGAGGAAAAGTTCGACGTGCGCATCCCCGACGATGAGGTGAAGAACCTCAACACCGTGGGAGACGCCGTCAAGTACATCAACTCGGCTCAGGCCTAA
- a CDS encoding beta-ketoacyl-[acyl-carrier-protein] synthase family protein — protein MTTTPRRVAITGLGTFNPLGTDVDSTWKAALAGTSGARTLENDWTEAYGLSVNFACSVAGDPLTVLSRPESKKLDPVGQYALIAAREAWRDAGTPDVDPTRLGVVVGSGIGGVWTLLDQWDVVREKGARRVNPFTVPMLMANSSTAHIEIEFGAKAGAHTPVSACATGAEAVAHAADMIRSGRADMVICGGAEACIHPLPLAAFANMRALSTRRDDPATASRPYDRDRDGFVLAEGSGILVLESEEHAQARGARMYAYVAGRGMASDAYHIAAPDEDGQARAMREALALADISPKDVVHVNSHGTSTPLGDIGELNAIRTAFDGQTDQIVVSSTKSMTGHLLGGAGALETIFAVLAAHHRVAPPTINIENLDPEVHMDIANGAPRELPSGDIAVLNNAFGFGGHDIALIMTTA, from the coding sequence ATGACCACCACGCCCCGTCGAGTTGCTATCACCGGCCTCGGCACGTTCAATCCCCTCGGAACCGACGTTGATTCGACCTGGAAAGCCGCTCTGGCGGGAACCAGTGGCGCCCGGACGCTAGAGAACGACTGGACTGAGGCGTACGGCCTGTCCGTCAACTTCGCCTGTTCTGTTGCGGGAGACCCCTTAACCGTTCTATCGCGACCGGAGTCAAAGAAGCTCGACCCCGTCGGGCAATACGCTCTCATCGCGGCTCGGGAAGCTTGGCGCGACGCCGGGACTCCTGACGTTGACCCCACCCGCCTGGGTGTTGTCGTCGGTAGCGGAATCGGCGGCGTATGGACCCTCCTCGATCAGTGGGATGTAGTCCGCGAAAAGGGTGCCCGTCGCGTAAATCCCTTTACCGTGCCGATGCTGATGGCGAACTCGTCCACCGCACACATTGAAATTGAATTCGGCGCTAAGGCGGGCGCACATACTCCGGTCTCAGCCTGTGCAACCGGCGCGGAAGCCGTCGCCCACGCTGCGGATATGATCCGTTCAGGCCGTGCTGACATGGTGATTTGCGGCGGCGCCGAAGCCTGCATCCATCCGCTGCCGCTGGCCGCATTCGCTAATATGCGGGCACTATCTACCCGTCGCGACGATCCGGCAACGGCATCACGACCCTATGACCGCGATCGCGACGGCTTTGTCCTCGCGGAGGGCTCCGGCATTTTGGTTCTCGAATCCGAGGAACACGCCCAGGCTCGCGGGGCCCGTATGTACGCCTACGTCGCAGGCCGTGGTATGGCCTCAGATGCCTACCACATCGCCGCGCCCGATGAGGATGGCCAGGCACGCGCCATGCGGGAGGCACTCGCTCTTGCCGATATCTCGCCGAAGGACGTCGTTCACGTGAACTCTCACGGAACCTCGACCCCTCTGGGCGATATTGGTGAACTCAACGCGATTCGCACCGCTTTCGACGGGCAGACCGACCAGATTGTGGTGTCCTCCACGAAATCCATGACCGGCCACTTGCTCGGTGGCGCCGGCGCTTTAGAGACCATCTTCGCGGTGCTGGCGGCCCATCACCGGGTTGCTCCTCCGACGATCAATATCGAAAACCTCGACCCTGAGGTCCACATGGATATCGCCAACGGTGCACCGCGTGAGCTTCCATCGGGCGACATCGCCGTGCTGAACAATGCATTCGGTTTCGGCGGACATGATATCGCGCTGATTATGACTACTGCCTAA
- a CDS encoding DUF7718 family protein — protein sequence MTAKPKPEQYTPPPQAACTVETTLVDIGDHLQIEIVQHIYRGKVVRFAIMLYYDDGSERLAEVSRIDTCHGAVHRHRMREGIGDTGETDIIQYIHVDGTEWDVVNSMYDYALDQMFDHAHEYFRRWKQ from the coding sequence ATGACGGCTAAACCAAAACCTGAACAGTACACCCCGCCACCGCAAGCAGCCTGTACGGTCGAGACAACCCTGGTGGATATAGGTGACCACCTACAAATCGAGATTGTCCAGCACATCTATAGGGGGAAGGTTGTCCGCTTTGCCATTATGCTCTACTACGACGATGGTTCTGAACGCCTTGCAGAGGTGTCGCGCATCGACACCTGTCACGGGGCTGTGCATCGTCACCGCATGCGCGAAGGGATCGGAGATACTGGCGAAACGGATATTATACAATATATCCACGTAGACGGCACTGAATGGGACGTGGTTAACTCTATGTACGATTACGCGTTAGATCAAATGTTCGATCACGCACACGAGTACTTTCGGAGGTGGAAGCAGTGA
- a CDS encoding DUF3145 domain-containing protein gives MTQGMLYIHSAPRALTPHIDWAASGVLGVPVRLIWREQPIEHGLVHAETSWRGRETTGAALASALRGWDDLRFEVTQEPSMHADGARWCHTPDLGIFYAAMDRAGNTVLTEDQVRSCIEHSKRDPLSLTERLNLALGAPWDEELEVYRHAGDGVRMRWLHRVG, from the coding sequence ATGACCCAGGGGATGCTCTATATCCACTCCGCGCCGCGTGCCCTCACCCCGCACATTGATTGGGCGGCCAGCGGAGTACTTGGTGTGCCTGTACGCCTGATATGGCGCGAACAGCCCATTGAACATGGCCTGGTGCACGCCGAAACGTCCTGGCGAGGCCGGGAAACGACCGGGGCAGCCCTGGCCAGCGCTCTGCGCGGCTGGGACGATCTTCGTTTTGAGGTGACGCAGGAACCCTCGATGCACGCCGATGGTGCCCGTTGGTGTCATACCCCCGACCTCGGTATTTTCTATGCGGCGATGGACCGTGCGGGAAACACGGTGCTGACTGAGGACCAGGTTCGCTCATGTATCGAACACAGCAAACGCGATCCGCTCTCACTCACCGAGCGTTTGAACCTCGCGTTAGGGGCGCCGTGGGATGAAGAACTGGAAGTTTATCGCCATGCTGGGGACGGAGTGCGCATGAGGTGGCTGCATCGGGTCGGCTAA